The following proteins are encoded in a genomic region of Halomicroarcula saliterrae:
- a CDS encoding amphi-Trp domain-containing protein produces MPEEVLFKSESDQSREEIASYLRKVADNLDSGDAITLKAGSESVTLNPPARPTFEVKAEREGPAGNMTERSIEFELEWDENDGEAGSASGQLEIE; encoded by the coding sequence GTTCAAATCAGAGAGCGACCAGAGTCGAGAGGAGATTGCATCGTACCTCCGGAAAGTCGCGGACAATCTCGACAGCGGGGACGCTATCACCCTGAAAGCAGGCTCCGAGTCTGTAACGCTGAACCCCCCTGCGCGACCGACCTTCGAAGTCAAAGCCGAACGCGAAGGCCCGGCTGGCAACATGACTGAACGAAGTATCGAGTTCGAACTCGAGTGGGACGAGAACGACGGTGAGGCAGGCAGCGCAAGCGGTCAGTTGGAAATCGAGTAG
- a CDS encoding universal stress protein has translation MYDSVLLPVDGSEHAATIVHHAAELVQWTDATLQVVFVADTTRDSLTVVDGNVVDALEREGEHIVSDVARTLDTLGVEYGTDIVQGSPAPTIVDYAERYDYDLIVLPTHGRTGISRYLLGSVTEKVVRLSEVPVLTARMRADEQLRFPYENILVPTDGSPASTAAAGHGLALAATLDATVHALSVVDDTSLGPDVRSALPTDARERPAAEAVEDVDADADAYDLSHVQTYVEHGSPAAVIREHIETRDIDAVVMGASGRRGVDRILLGSVAEKTVRSAPVPVITVHERS, from the coding sequence ATGTACGATTCGGTGCTCCTCCCAGTTGACGGCAGCGAACACGCAGCAACTATCGTACATCACGCCGCCGAACTCGTACAGTGGACAGACGCGACGCTTCAGGTGGTATTCGTCGCCGATACGACTCGGGATAGCCTCACCGTTGTCGACGGGAACGTCGTCGACGCACTGGAGCGGGAGGGCGAACATATCGTCTCGGATGTCGCACGTACACTCGATACCCTGGGCGTAGAGTACGGGACTGATATCGTGCAGGGGAGTCCAGCCCCGACGATCGTCGACTACGCCGAGCGATACGATTACGACCTGATCGTCTTGCCGACCCACGGCCGGACCGGCATCTCACGCTATCTCCTCGGAAGTGTCACGGAGAAAGTGGTGCGCTTGTCCGAGGTCCCCGTTCTAACCGCTCGAATGCGAGCTGACGAGCAGTTGCGGTTCCCGTACGAGAATATTCTCGTGCCGACCGACGGGAGTCCTGCTTCGACCGCTGCAGCCGGGCATGGCCTCGCCCTCGCGGCGACGCTCGATGCGACAGTGCACGCCCTTTCTGTCGTGGATGATACGTCGCTGGGCCCTGACGTTCGCTCTGCACTCCCTACGGATGCACGCGAGCGCCCGGCAGCCGAAGCTGTCGAAGACGTAGACGCGGACGCTGATGCGTACGATCTTTCACACGTCCAAACGTACGTCGAACACGGGTCGCCTGCAGCGGTGATCAGAGAACACATCGAGACGAGGGATATCGACGCCGTCGTGATGGGAGCCAGTGGCCGCCGTGGTGTCGATCGAATCCTCCTCGGGAGTGTCGCCGAGAAGACGGTCCGATCGGCACCTGTCCCGGTTATCACCGTCCACGAGCGGTCGTAG
- a CDS encoding deoxyribodipyrimidine photo-lyase, whose product MNTREVPLDSQPPDAIPPGEDSCVVWHCRQLRTRDQPALDYATTQYSTLLPVFVFDPSFYGPDGLACDARIQFLHESLADLDEQYRDRGAALTLCHGDPVRILTAFADAGWDIVTTADPTGRYGLRRDNATADACDVTFIDADGLVRGEADSRDGWGEQAEAWLTATQRSWCADDVTIEQVDTAVTTERIEAAYDVSPDKQRLPTGGTAAARKRVIDFLEQIEAYPENISAPADARTGTSQLSPYLRFGCLSVREVYQAVTDHDGTDRATEMFVSRLWWNRHYSQKLVDWAGWMDTAANPVMEGFHADTHDPDRVAAWKQGQTGYPMVDASMRCLKETGWLNFRMRAMCASFLCDLLQQPWKIGADWFYYHLIDADPAINYTQFQIQAGMDGTNMLRIYNPRKQVRDNDSEGEFIYRWVPELQPLPVEHLDQPEKTPLHVQDECGVHIGETYPYPAVEYEAAREAIHAKFDAVHDKAKRALQNDDVARRISMSQRGRVEDDPKQSQDDADSGGTQSSLSSF is encoded by the coding sequence ATGAACACACGAGAGGTCCCACTGGATTCGCAGCCGCCGGATGCAATCCCACCTGGCGAGGATAGCTGCGTCGTCTGGCACTGCAGACAGTTGCGAACACGGGATCAGCCGGCTCTCGACTATGCCACGACGCAGTATTCGACGCTCCTCCCAGTGTTCGTGTTCGACCCGTCCTTTTACGGCCCGGACGGGCTAGCGTGCGATGCCCGGATTCAGTTTCTCCACGAGTCACTGGCGGATCTGGACGAGCAGTATCGCGACCGCGGCGCCGCGTTGACGCTGTGTCATGGCGATCCGGTCCGGATTCTCACGGCGTTCGCTGACGCTGGGTGGGACATCGTCACTACAGCGGATCCGACCGGTCGGTACGGGCTCCGAAGAGACAACGCAACCGCCGACGCCTGCGACGTGACGTTCATCGACGCCGATGGGCTCGTCCGAGGTGAGGCCGACTCGCGCGACGGGTGGGGCGAGCAGGCCGAGGCATGGCTCACTGCAACACAGCGTTCCTGGTGTGCAGACGACGTCACTATCGAACAGGTCGACACAGCGGTCACGACCGAACGAATCGAAGCTGCTTACGACGTGTCGCCGGACAAACAGCGCCTCCCAACTGGGGGAACGGCTGCGGCACGGAAGCGGGTCATAGACTTTCTCGAACAGATCGAGGCCTACCCCGAGAATATCTCCGCCCCAGCCGACGCACGGACGGGGACGAGTCAGCTCTCACCGTATCTCCGGTTTGGCTGTCTCTCGGTCCGCGAGGTGTATCAGGCAGTGACCGACCATGATGGGACTGATCGGGCGACGGAGATGTTCGTCTCCAGACTCTGGTGGAATCGTCACTACAGTCAGAAACTGGTCGACTGGGCAGGCTGGATGGATACAGCAGCGAATCCAGTGATGGAGGGGTTCCATGCCGACACACATGACCCCGACCGCGTTGCGGCGTGGAAACAGGGCCAGACCGGCTATCCGATGGTCGATGCATCGATGCGGTGTCTGAAGGAGACTGGATGGCTGAACTTCCGTATGCGAGCGATGTGTGCGTCGTTTCTGTGTGACCTGCTCCAGCAACCCTGGAAGATCGGGGCGGACTGGTTCTACTATCATCTGATAGATGCTGATCCCGCGATCAACTACACACAGTTCCAGATCCAGGCCGGGATGGACGGGACGAACATGCTGCGAATCTACAACCCCCGGAAGCAGGTGCGAGACAACGATTCCGAGGGTGAATTCATCTATCGGTGGGTCCCGGAGCTACAGCCGCTCCCGGTCGAGCATCTGGATCAGCCCGAAAAAACGCCACTCCACGTCCAGGACGAGTGTGGCGTCCATATCGGTGAGACGTATCCGTACCCGGCTGTGGAATACGAGGCCGCTCGTGAAGCCATCCACGCGAAATTCGACGCTGTCCACGACAAAGCCAAGCGGGCCTTGCAGAACGACGACGTCGCTCGTCGCATCTCGATGTCCCAGCGCGGTCGCGTCGAGGACGACCCAAAACAATCACAGGACGACGCCGACTCAGGGGGCACACAGTCGTCGCTCTCGTCGTTTTGA
- a CDS encoding vWA domain-containing protein: protein MEDWDNDTLTAYREYRLGTDPRAEDTDGDGLSDTLEVVTPELDPTDADVNDNGVPDGRDDFDGDGLSVTNETAAGTIIGDNDTDGDGLEEGPEIHEYGTNATLVDTDADGLDDGDEIALGTDPLVPDTDGDGVRDANETYNTTASNETIGATVTITGQGNVAADTDVRPAAHSRYGGEYAPNSSVSSFVEFDTERNFSSANISLGYDDSTLGNESDAAIYRFNESLGTYERVGGTIDAANDTVTAETAHFSTYVVFNESSWQRYLESRSALEGNVTDVGPLPPAPADSVTIQNIDASDYPNITVYSHVDTPTGVNGTLNSSQFRVFENGNEFPVESTSFTEGTRLDIVFVFDDTGSMGGEIDDMKRGVSDLTGSIEDAGIDARYGLVSFKDGTHVDQELTDDTGAFQESVNGLYASGGGDGPEDSLDAIYRGAEMDFRNDTQRVVVHITDYSAHASDRTTHSYTDVSERIRTTGSEFYTVSPESTDFDTIANETGGIWMDISDSDFGVVLDDIQSSLTSRYAVRYEAARPLDGTGRRVDLYADDPAVGVGNDTDAYIAPNRTTKDCTGPDSDGDGISDYCERTGIPLANGPIVTTNPDDPDTDGDGTLDGREIDLSEKVTNARGQFAGYAWTSDPTVSDTDGDGLNDTEELVGWEVQATLSSDQSRDFVEGLYSDGSNGASHLRNWTVDSDPRQSDTNFDGLNDSQERRYRIDPRSANTDGDTLSDSAEIEQNLDPTIHDHRPPEVTVYVTSIDKPNAWLDNRATYTLTYGVDDPYGVSRIAVVHNDEVRDTPSIKDAGSYLSEFQTGYAESLQDDLSGARTNIQVRDTNGNEDTELGFSRSTILVEGAKASDSVSIDSARAARSLGFYSGITSAVGSSIEAARSFVDDPLGFVDSMTQIIGMIDELGPELIRAMADSYEQRQRTANPYSEGSSSTRYHQFRTNYYGGLLWGEVAKATAGGQAANAVKQTRSASRVADKLDGTNVMRTARTYARAKDRVGRWEARQKARGAARLADATETPRAVARRTLRPAKTATDVVRTRYHIRRADVDMDSLDDTQQRRLGEMLAENDPASARAIRRMDQDAVDDLTRLDVDASTRSDLAPKYRQLDDSERQRVANLIDREGEDGSKLARDMDGETLSDFVSCSPSSVGSGAAAAGSYGGVAGASPAGDSCDPEFLDRVAEVNADVDDFNADAFARRYENDIDDKAAFRAATKDLDTADRQELLRITTEVDREYVSNIGNGVADMRSSDAGNLDDFFAFDAGKATQVRATVLRAVGDGDFDAVTPERAYQFSNDVRELSSNPDVEGASKVINEDLTSSNGFVNANDNNVKGAMYELRVANGKLSDRLDGDATLKLSFEPDVDFDSLSSDEVSDIADELEVPESQVRDELEYGSPDDPNPEFDGFAIEADGKAMYYEAKSGDVSTRDIKGKLSRLRAYQMTDSDVSSSQIRLNSLEPKSSDKVTNKAWEFLNDKEFGNAEQFDW from the coding sequence GTGGAAGACTGGGATAACGACACACTCACCGCCTACAGGGAATACCGACTCGGCACGGATCCACGGGCGGAGGATACTGACGGCGACGGGCTCTCAGATACTCTCGAAGTCGTAACACCTGAACTCGATCCCACCGACGCCGACGTGAACGACAACGGCGTTCCGGACGGGCGCGATGACTTCGACGGCGACGGGCTCTCGGTCACCAACGAGACGGCCGCGGGGACCATCATCGGTGACAACGACACTGACGGAGATGGACTCGAAGAGGGGCCGGAAATCCACGAGTACGGAACGAACGCGACCCTCGTCGATACGGACGCTGACGGACTTGATGATGGCGACGAGATAGCGCTGGGGACGGACCCACTCGTCCCGGACACTGACGGTGACGGGGTACGCGACGCAAACGAGACGTACAATACGACGGCTTCCAACGAGACCATCGGCGCGACTGTTACGATAACCGGCCAGGGGAACGTCGCCGCTGACACTGACGTACGGCCCGCAGCACACAGCCGGTACGGAGGCGAGTACGCGCCTAACAGCTCCGTCTCGTCGTTCGTGGAATTCGACACCGAGCGGAACTTCTCTTCGGCGAACATCTCGCTGGGCTACGACGACAGCACGCTCGGAAACGAGAGTGACGCAGCGATATACCGGTTCAACGAGAGCCTGGGTACCTACGAGCGCGTCGGCGGAACGATAGACGCGGCCAACGACACGGTAACTGCCGAGACGGCGCACTTCTCGACGTACGTCGTCTTCAACGAGTCGAGCTGGCAGCGCTATCTCGAATCCCGCTCGGCGCTCGAAGGCAACGTCACCGACGTTGGCCCGCTTCCGCCGGCACCGGCTGACTCGGTCACGATTCAGAACATCGACGCGAGCGACTATCCCAACATCACAGTGTACAGCCACGTCGACACGCCCACGGGCGTCAATGGCACGCTGAACAGCTCGCAGTTTCGTGTCTTCGAGAACGGCAACGAGTTCCCGGTCGAATCCACCAGCTTCACCGAGGGGACGCGACTCGACATCGTGTTCGTGTTCGACGACACCGGGAGCATGGGCGGTGAAATCGACGATATGAAACGCGGTGTCTCGGACCTGACCGGGTCTATCGAAGACGCCGGTATCGACGCCAGATACGGGCTCGTCTCGTTCAAAGACGGGACCCATGTCGACCAGGAACTGACAGACGATACGGGCGCGTTTCAGGAAAGCGTCAACGGCCTCTACGCATCCGGTGGCGGTGACGGCCCCGAAGATAGCCTCGACGCCATTTATCGAGGGGCAGAGATGGATTTCCGCAACGACACCCAGCGTGTCGTCGTCCACATCACCGACTACTCCGCTCACGCATCCGACCGGACTACCCACTCGTACACCGACGTGAGCGAGCGTATCCGAACCACCGGCAGCGAGTTCTACACGGTGTCTCCGGAGTCCACCGACTTCGATACGATAGCCAACGAGACCGGCGGGATCTGGATGGATATCTCCGACTCCGACTTCGGGGTCGTACTCGATGACATCCAGTCGTCGCTGACGAGCCGCTACGCAGTGCGGTACGAAGCGGCCAGACCGCTGGACGGGACCGGCCGACGCGTCGACCTCTACGCCGATGACCCTGCGGTGGGCGTCGGTAACGATACGGACGCCTACATCGCTCCGAACAGGACGACGAAAGACTGTACCGGTCCGGACAGCGATGGCGACGGCATCTCGGACTACTGTGAGCGGACGGGTATACCGCTCGCCAACGGGCCGATCGTCACGACGAATCCCGACGACCCGGACACCGACGGTGACGGCACGCTCGACGGGCGCGAAATCGACCTCTCGGAAAAGGTGACCAACGCCCGCGGCCAGTTTGCCGGATACGCGTGGACGAGTGACCCGACCGTTTCAGACACGGACGGCGACGGCCTCAACGACACCGAAGAACTGGTCGGCTGGGAAGTTCAGGCAACGCTCTCGTCGGATCAGTCCCGGGATTTCGTCGAGGGGCTGTACAGTGACGGGAGCAACGGCGCGAGCCACCTCCGGAACTGGACGGTCGATTCGGACCCGCGCCAGTCCGACACTAACTTCGATGGCCTGAACGACAGTCAGGAACGTCGATACCGTATCGATCCGCGGTCGGCCAACACCGACGGGGACACGCTGAGCGACAGCGCTGAAATCGAGCAGAATCTCGACCCGACGATACACGACCACCGGCCACCGGAAGTGACGGTCTACGTCACAAGCATCGACAAGCCGAACGCGTGGCTGGACAACCGGGCGACCTACACGCTGACCTACGGTGTCGACGACCCGTACGGCGTCTCGCGGATCGCCGTGGTTCACAACGACGAGGTCAGAGATACACCCAGTATCAAGGACGCCGGGAGCTATCTCTCCGAGTTCCAGACCGGCTACGCCGAATCGCTTCAGGACGACCTCTCGGGCGCGAGGACGAACATCCAGGTCCGTGACACCAACGGCAACGAGGACACCGAACTGGGCTTTTCCCGGAGCACGATTCTCGTCGAAGGCGCCAAGGCGTCCGATTCCGTCAGTATCGACTCGGCCCGAGCCGCACGAAGCCTCGGATTCTACTCCGGCATAACGTCTGCCGTGGGTAGTTCTATCGAGGCCGCGCGGTCGTTCGTCGACGACCCGCTGGGGTTCGTCGATTCGATGACCCAGATCATCGGGATGATCGACGAGCTGGGGCCGGAACTCATCCGGGCGATGGCCGACAGCTACGAGCAGCGCCAGCGCACGGCCAATCCCTACAGCGAGGGCTCCAGCTCGACTCGGTATCACCAGTTCCGCACGAACTACTACGGCGGTCTGCTGTGGGGTGAAGTCGCGAAAGCCACGGCCGGCGGACAGGCAGCCAACGCCGTGAAACAGACCCGGTCGGCGAGTCGGGTGGCGGACAAGCTGGACGGGACCAACGTGATGCGCACGGCCCGGACCTACGCGAGAGCCAAGGACCGGGTCGGTCGCTGGGAGGCTCGCCAGAAGGCCCGCGGCGCGGCGCGACTCGCCGACGCGACCGAGACGCCCCGAGCCGTCGCCCGTCGGACGTTGCGGCCGGCCAAGACCGCTACCGACGTGGTCCGTACCCGGTACCACATCCGGCGCGCCGACGTCGACATGGACTCCCTCGACGACACCCAGCAACGCCGGCTGGGCGAGATGCTCGCGGAGAACGACCCCGCGTCGGCCCGAGCCATCCGCAGGATGGATCAAGACGCCGTCGACGACCTCACACGGCTGGACGTCGACGCGAGCACCCGGAGCGACCTCGCGCCGAAATACCGGCAGCTGGACGACAGCGAGCGCCAGCGAGTGGCGAACCTGATCGACAGAGAGGGCGAGGACGGCAGCAAACTGGCCCGCGACATGGACGGCGAGACGCTCTCCGACTTCGTCTCGTGTAGCCCTTCGAGTGTGGGCAGCGGGGCAGCCGCTGCGGGCTCCTACGGGGGGGTCGCCGGCGCGTCACCTGCTGGCGATAGCTGTGACCCCGAGTTCCTCGACAGAGTCGCGGAAGTGAACGCCGATGTGGACGACTTCAACGCCGACGCGTTCGCACGGCGGTACGAGAACGACATCGACGACAAGGCGGCGTTCCGGGCCGCGACGAAGGACTTGGACACCGCCGACCGGCAGGAGCTGCTCCGGATCACCACCGAGGTCGACCGTGAGTACGTCTCGAACATCGGCAACGGCGTCGCCGATATGCGGTCGTCGGACGCCGGTAACCTCGACGACTTCTTCGCGTTCGACGCCGGGAAGGCGACGCAGGTTCGAGCGACGGTGTTACGAGCCGTCGGCGATGGCGATTTCGACGCCGTCACCCCGGAGCGTGCGTACCAGTTCTCGAACGACGTGCGGGAGCTCTCGTCGAACCCGGATGTCGAAGGCGCCAGCAAAGTCATCAACGAGGACCTCACGTCGAGCAATGGGTTCGTCAACGCCAACGACAACAACGTAAAGGGAGCGATGTACGAACTGCGCGTTGCGAACGGAAAACTCAGCGATCGACTGGACGGAGATGCAACTCTCAAGCTTAGCTTCGAACCCGACGTCGACTTCGATTCACTCAGTAGCGACGAAGTGTCGGATATCGCCGATGAGCTTGAGGTCCCGGAAAGCCAGGTACGGGACGAACTCGAGTACGGGTCACCGGACGACCCGAACCCCGAATTCGACGGATTCGCCATCGAGGCCGATGGGAAAGCCATGTACTACGAGGCGAAGTCAGGAGACGTTTCGACTCGTGATATCAAGGGCAAACTGTCCCGCCTACGGGCGTACCAGATGACTGATTCCGATGTGAGTTCGTCCCAGATTCGGCTGAACAGTCTCGAGCCCAAATCGAGCGACAAGGTGACGAACAAGGCTTGGGAGTTCCTGAATGATAAAGAGTTTGGCAACGCAGAACAGTTCGACTGGTGA
- a CDS encoding glycerophosphodiester phosphodiesterase, protein MEIIGHRGCAEQVPENTLLAIREAARRLPAIEIDVRRCGSGELVVFHDATLERVTDAEGRISETSWSDLRELTVCGSGESIPRLEAALQTVPDAVTVQLELKEPGIALDTLQLAMAAGSDVRVSSFLPEAIEEIETSHLDVPNGLLFKEGPRRHLSRAVDLDCTHVFPHYELCLETDIVSAARDCGLDVVAWKAARTVDDVRALREVGVDGVTADRWDIMPQTLSASDD, encoded by the coding sequence ATGGAAATTATCGGCCACCGTGGCTGTGCAGAGCAAGTTCCGGAGAATACTCTCCTCGCCATCCGCGAAGCCGCCCGCCGACTCCCCGCGATCGAAATCGACGTTCGTCGGTGCGGATCGGGAGAACTAGTCGTGTTTCACGACGCGACGCTAGAGCGCGTCACCGACGCCGAGGGACGTATCTCGGAGACGTCGTGGTCCGACCTCCGGGAGTTGACCGTGTGCGGTTCTGGCGAATCGATACCGCGTCTGGAAGCGGCGCTTCAGACCGTTCCGGATGCCGTGACCGTTCAGCTCGAACTGAAAGAGCCCGGCATCGCGCTGGATACGCTGCAGTTGGCGATGGCAGCCGGTTCCGACGTTCGCGTGTCGTCGTTCCTCCCGGAGGCTATCGAGGAAATCGAAACGAGCCACCTCGACGTGCCGAACGGACTCCTCTTCAAAGAGGGCCCCCGGAGGCATCTGTCACGTGCTGTCGATCTGGACTGTACGCACGTGTTCCCGCATTACGAACTCTGCCTGGAGACCGACATCGTTTCCGCCGCCCGCGACTGCGGCCTCGACGTCGTCGCCTGGAAGGCAGCACGGACGGTCGACGACGTCCGCGCGTTGCGGGAAGTCGGCGTCGACGGCGTGACTGCGGATCGATGGGATATTATGCCACAGACGCTCTCCGCCAGCGACGACTGA
- a CDS encoding NTP transferase domain-containing protein encodes MQGVILAAGRGRRMGHYTADVPKAFLEFDGRTLYDRQRELLQRYVDGTSVVLGYRHDVVLDRYEPEDPIVFPEWERYENAASLLLVLKRIDDDLLILNGDVLVDELEIGRLTEQFAALDGRYNLVGCLPGMQDTETAIRWDESGFVTAYGLIEGHQHAGLGIVSRAHRTAAIRVLRERLDDWYPCVYPRTPSSPLLIPSERHIEVNRPSDLERARAWLASERIRCP; translated from the coding sequence ATGCAGGGCGTGATCCTCGCTGCCGGTCGAGGACGGCGAATGGGCCACTACACCGCCGACGTGCCGAAGGCCTTCCTCGAGTTCGACGGTCGAACGCTGTATGACCGCCAGCGAGAACTGCTCCAGCGGTACGTCGATGGAACGAGCGTCGTACTCGGCTATCGTCACGATGTCGTTCTCGACAGGTACGAACCCGAGGATCCGATCGTGTTCCCGGAGTGGGAGCGGTACGAGAACGCCGCGTCGTTGCTTCTCGTACTCAAACGAATCGACGACGATCTACTGATACTCAACGGCGACGTGCTGGTCGACGAGCTCGAAATCGGTCGGTTGACCGAGCAGTTCGCTGCGCTCGACGGGCGATACAACCTCGTCGGCTGTCTGCCGGGGATGCAGGACACGGAGACGGCGATTCGCTGGGACGAGTCGGGGTTCGTGACGGCGTACGGGCTCATCGAAGGCCACCAACACGCTGGGCTCGGAATCGTGAGCCGCGCTCACAGAACGGCGGCGATTCGGGTGCTACGAGAGCGATTGGACGACTGGTACCCCTGCGTCTACCCTCGGACACCGAGCAGCCCCCTCCTGATTCCGTCAGAGCGGCACATCGAAGTAAATCGACCGTCCGATCTCGAACGCGCTCGAGCGTGGCTTGCGTCCGAACGCATCCGTTGTCCGTGA
- a CDS encoding CDP-glycerol glycerophosphotransferase family protein — translation MDVESAYIPVRGDARGCSDSITEIAVRDPAAVDANIRTIDPGVVVYNHRFGIDRFSFYEEYPLVHLRHGASIGRGEVAVTTETILDHVSVALAPGERWARAYRAVAPDDVRVATVGIPEADELVDAPSPRDRRVLYAPTNYLVGRGAYANTARSVIECFAGTEYELLFRPHPTDRREGPGLAVTRDCRKRIAELPNVVFDTATTPIESMQRSDILVSDFSGSIAEWLHTGRPLIQLTNVDAPGKAVPPIGVTTESLTLELVDERYRNGEPESAKRRRASWLEYLGIPMDGRSGERAAREVLECRA, via the coding sequence GTGGACGTCGAATCGGCCTACATTCCGGTCCGTGGGGATGCGCGCGGCTGTAGCGACTCCATCACCGAAATCGCGGTTCGGGATCCGGCCGCGGTCGACGCGAACATCCGGACGATCGACCCTGGCGTCGTCGTCTACAACCATCGGTTCGGTATCGATCGTTTCTCGTTCTACGAAGAGTACCCGCTCGTCCACCTTCGACACGGCGCGTCGATCGGTCGAGGGGAGGTCGCTGTGACAACGGAAACTATTCTCGACCACGTGTCCGTCGCACTGGCGCCGGGCGAGCGATGGGCGAGGGCCTACCGCGCTGTCGCGCCCGACGACGTGAGAGTCGCCACCGTCGGCATCCCAGAAGCCGACGAACTAGTCGACGCGCCGTCGCCCCGGGACCGCCGTGTGTTGTACGCGCCGACCAACTATCTCGTTGGCCGGGGAGCGTACGCGAACACCGCCCGTTCGGTTATCGAGTGCTTTGCCGGGACGGAATACGAACTCCTGTTTCGACCGCATCCGACCGATAGACGGGAGGGACCGGGCCTCGCCGTTACTCGTGACTGTCGAAAGCGGATCGCCGAGTTACCGAACGTCGTCTTCGATACGGCCACGACACCGATTGAGAGCATGCAACGGTCGGACATCCTCGTCTCGGATTTCTCGGGCTCGATTGCCGAGTGGCTTCACACCGGTCGACCGCTGATTCAGTTGACGAACGTCGATGCACCGGGCAAAGCGGTACCCCCGATCGGAGTTACGACGGAGTCGCTCACCCTCGAACTCGTCGACGAGCGCTACCGGAACGGCGAGCCGGAATCCGCGAAACGGCGGCGAGCATCGTGGCTCGAGTATCTCGGGATTCCGATGGACGGTCGGTCCGGCGAACGCGCGGCCCGGGAGGTGCTCGAATGCAGGGCGTGA